CATCCACGGAATACCAACAAGGTCCTTTGTTTTTAACCCTTTTGGGGTTCCAATACGGCGAACACTGTTTTGCGCAGCGAGATTGTTTGCCCCTACTCCGGGGTTTTTGCTTTGTTGGCGTTCTGCTTTTGTTCCAGTAGCGTAACTATCTCCAAGATTCAGCCACAGCGTTCCATCATCCCGCAGTACTCGCCATACTTCTCGAAATGCCTGAACCATTTTCGCTATATACTCTTCCGGTGTTTCTTCAAGCCCCATCTGACCGACAACACCATAATCACGTAATCCCCAATACGGCGGCGATGTTACGCAGCAATGAATACTTTTAGCAGACAATCTACGCAATGCCCGGATACAATCATCGTTAATGATTTGAATATCTATGGTCTTCACTCACGTCCTCGCCTCCATCTTTTTCAGCATCGCCGCAAATATCCCGACTTGCCTATCTTCCTCTTTCTTCTTCTTACCCTGTTGCCTGTTCCAATGCTCCCACCTGGCCCGATCCGCTCCGCAGCTACACCGTACTACTGCATATCCTTTACGTCCTGCCATTTCAATCAGCCTCCCAGTAAGTGATTTTCAATGTTTCACCCTTCCGTACGTCCCCATTTCCGATCACATCAAAATTCAGTTCGCGGATCCCCTCTTCAAACTCATCAATCTTCCGGACAGTTCCGGTATTCTTCGTGATAAAACGTTCTGCAATCGACTGCAACGTGTCTGTGGTAGTTACGGTGTACGTTTCCGTCACAAATGTATAACCACATTGCGTAACTACAATTACCAGCAGTACTGCTATTTTCATAACGGCTGTAACCGTGTTTCTAATAAAACGCATTATTCTTGACCTCCAAACGGTATTCGCTTCAGTTCGCACATTTTACAAATCCAACTGTTGGTATAGCCGTGTCGAACGGCTATTTTCTTGAGTTCGTCAAAATTTTGCGCCTGGCAAACTTCTTCCCTACGTTGTTTTTTCTCATGCTCTGTTCTTGCTCCAATGAGTACAGATATCTCCAAAACACTCATTTCC
This is a stretch of genomic DNA from Pelorhabdus rhamnosifermentans. It encodes these proteins:
- a CDS encoding LysM peptidoglycan-binding domain-containing protein; its protein translation is MRFIRNTVTAVMKIAVLLVIVVTQCGYTFVTETYTVTTTDTLQSIAERFITKNTGTVRKIDEFEEGIRELNFDVIGNGDVRKGETLKITYWEAD